Proteins from one Salmo salar chromosome ssa29, Ssal_v3.1, whole genome shotgun sequence genomic window:
- the nsun6 gene encoding NOP2/Sun RNA methyltransferase 6 (The RefSeq protein has 1 frameshift compared to this genomic sequence): MPEEMSIFPRIALKPEVHDYLRNVFINKEVLAAVSQGEAEQRFQRLLSCLSHPPALTCVRASTHLASLEEIQHRLGEELKQLRLLPRTPSQQGHYRLLHCQVPEELTGLDYSSTLP, translated from the exons ATGCCAGAAGAAATGTCAATTTTCCCAAGAATTGCTTTGAAGCCAGAAGTTCATGATTACTTGAGGAATGTCTTCATAAACAAGGAG GTGCTGGCTGCAGTGAGTCAAGGAGAGGCAGAGCAGAGGTTCCAGAGGCTGCTGTCCTGCCTGTCCCACCCACCTGCCTTGACCTGTGTGCGAGCCAGCACACACCTGGCTTCCCTGGAGGAGATCCAACACAGGCTTGGGGAGGAACTCAAACAG CTGCGTCT CCTCCCTCGCACACCGAGCCAACAAGGACACTATCGGCTTCTTCATTGCCAAGTTCCTGAAGAGCTGACAGGACTAGACTATAGCAGTACCCTCCCCAACTGG TAG